AAGCAGATTTAAAGTCCGttaaaagatggtgggtttcgactTTAAATTAGTTGGccttttccaggatctgcctcagtgtgaatatttggtacATCGTTGTTCTGCCTGGcctaaagccacactggtacGTGCCGATATTTGTGTTGCAGGTTCTGAAACCAGAAGCATCGACCCTTTAAAGAAACGTCGGGTGTTGTTATACTGATTTTCAGGCGATCACTTATTGGTTTGAAATCAATGACTTTCGATCTAAGCCGATTTCCCacgacgaatccgcatccaaatactcgtatataaaatCATCTATAATAAATGTCGTAATTCTTTCTATTCATTGTACCAGATCCTATTTATCGCATTTCCTGGATCGCAGTAATATCTGCCTTATACTGCGAGAGGACAGATTTAAGTTTCTGAATTGCACCTGGAGTGTAGAGGGTTCTTTCATTCCAGGTACAAACTCTCAATGCGGGTCTGATTACCATAAGAGGGGGTTCATTATCCGAGGCTGGTATCTCTCtcataactttcaagtttttcactGTGGAGGGGTTGTTAGCCCCTCGCACTAACCTCCAAGTTGGGCCGTTGATAAGGAGCTTTTTTTCCCCGATTTTGCACCCGCGCTTACAAGTTTTGCAAGTTATATCTAAAGATATAACCAGTATCCGGTGGTTACCATGAGGAGGTAAAGTAAACACTTGGTGTGTAGGAAAAGTTGCAGCATAATCCCCCAGATCCTACTGTAGTAAGATCTGTAGTAGAGCAAGAAACTATTGTAAATGTAAGCAAAagttttccttaatttttatttaatactatTATTAActcaatgtttaatatttatgtacagctgtcaacaaaataatagcagcgctatttttttctcatttctttttattattatcttctttgttattgattttttctcTCTAACTTTAGCTTTTTCTGATACTCTTATTCTACGCTTTTATTATCACCATCAATCATATCAATATgcattatatcaataaaataacggcactttgtttaaaaaattcttaattttggacacacaaaataatagcagcgtTAATgcataaaatagttaaaatcaataaaataaagtataattcaactaaaaaagttaacaaacagTGAGTATTTTCTGCAAATATCATTTTCTGTTATTTTGcgagtttttttgttaaatttattagacAGTGGGACGAGAAAAACATTGCAGTCAAGAGCTACGCCAAATCATACGCCAAATGAGGAGCGCCGGACAATCGTACAGGCAAATCGAAAAAATTTGTACGTTTCTGCAAAGCTGATCCATAATGCCATCAATTttgtggaaaaagtggaaaccAGAGGTCGAAAACGCAAATTGGAGGACGGGGACCATAGGCAAATAgtcaaaatgttaaagaaagaCCCCTTTAAATCAGCTGTGAAGATAAACCAAGAGCTCGAACTCAATGTGAGCGATGAGACAGTGCGTCGCACTCTTCGCACAGCTAATTTGAAGGCATGCCACCCAAGAAGAAAGCCACTTCTCTCCAAACGTCCTCTGGTTCAACGCCTTGCTTTTGCAAAAAAGTATGGTGGTTGGACACGAGAGAAGTGGCGGAACGTCTTGTTTTCAGACGAAAGCAAAATCGTTCTTTTTGGTGGCACTGGGTCtagaaattttgtttggctTCCACCGAACACAGAGTTCTAGCCAAAATACACCATGAAAACAGTCAAGCATGGAGGCAGCAAAATTATGGTTTGGGGTTGTTTTTCGTACAATGGTGTTGGgcccataaaaaaaattgatggcatTATGGATCAACATGCGTATGTCCaaattttggagaaagtgaTGCTGTTTTACGCTGAAGAAGACATGCCTCTCAGATGGGtcttccagcaagacaatgacctAAAGCACACAAGCCGTATTGCGAAAGAGTGGTTCCCGCGTAAGGATATACAGGTCTTAGATTGGCCAGCGCAATCTCCAGACCTAAATCCCATTGAGCATTTGTGGGGGATGTTAAACGTGGCGTTGGCAAGCACAACCCCAAAAATCAGGCAGAATTGTGGACTGTACAAAGTATGTGGAGGGGAATACCCATAGAGCGGTGCAATAAACTGGTGACTTCAATACCATGAAGATGTGGTGATGTTATGAAAGTGAAGGgttattgtacaaaatattaatatgttaaataaattatattaattataaaatttgatgaaattattgaataaaagttaattttttgaatatttataaaactgctgctattattttgtgtgtccaaaatttgcaattttttaaacaaagggccgttattttattgatataatgcATATTGATATGATTGATGGTGATAATGACAGCGTAGAATAAGAGTTTCAGAAAAAGCTAAAGttagagaaaaaaaagcaataacaaaGAATATAtgataaaaagaaatgagaaaaaagtagcgctgctattattttgttgacagctgtatatatttacattttaacaaCAGTTAGCATATAGTTAGGAGTAGGACAAACActtaaattgtataatttatactgatctgttttttttttttgtcaaacataaatctaaattttcttattagtttttattaattaatgtcTTTTTATCTTCAAGGTAGACacaaatctcaaaaaatatgtatttttttattacaggGTGGAGAAGTTATACAGGAAACTATTACATCGAATGTAAGCGACGACCTAGTTACACTTGAATTTCAAAGAACTGACGGTACTCTTATATCGCAATTGATCGATTTTAGAAATGTAAGTTCATAAAGatagtataattttttttcttaatacaaaatataaaaaaaaatgtcaatcactGGCACAACAGTGTCCATGCTCCTATCCCACGGCCTGGCTCTGAGAAACTTTTATGCTTATACTAGTATTTGCTTCTATGCCTTTCTAAGATTAAATGGCCTgtctaaaaaaaagtgttttttgcaGTGATGATAAAAATGGCTTTCATATCTGCAGTTTCTTAAGCTTATGAAAATCAGTTGTTGGCAGccataaaatgttgaaaaataaaatttccattAATCTTCGTTCAaggttaaaatcaaaataagaagaagaaaacgcTAAAAGCATTGTCGCAAGTTGATAAAAGGCGCTTTGTAAGCAAATTCAATTATCatctttaaacaatttaatgaatTACACGAATACAATCTTCGCAATTTGAgcaattcaaaacaaacaagtCTCATTTGATCAactaaaacattcaaaaagattaacttttgtaaacaaagtcaatgacaaatttatttagtttttttatgtacaaatttacaaattctatatacaaaaaaacatcatcTGAAATTGTTCCAATTTTTAAGACTACGTTCTTACTTTGCACTGATGATTTTTCCGgaaagaaaaatttcaatttaatgcaaaatcacacaagttcttcttcttttagatctttctgtggcacgatagaagcaACTTCTGAAGTCTCTAGGTACGGAAAATTCTGCTTGAAAAATCCaaacggctcctggacaaattcaaggaatgaatcgctgaacttactattgaaCACTCACTTTCCtagtagttctcttaccgaaacttgcaacaattatatacgttcaagttccaatacaacatatccacaaggtctgatcacagaggacaagctacaatgggctctcaacagcttcaaaccatttaaatctgcaggaccagatgggataataccagccgagttacaaaagacttctgacataatttcACCAATCCttaaggcaatttttaccagctgtctttacctggtccatgttccctcggtaTGGAGAgatgttaaagttgtttttataccgaaagcaggtaaatgctcgcaagtcaatcgtAAAGATTTGCGACCTATAAGTCtttcatcattccttcttaagaacttggcaagtattgatacaagacttctgtcttcgtctcaacatgcctactgtaaaggtaaatcggtggaaacagcgttacacactttagtacgcaccgtcaaatattccctccatcactttggttgctttccttgacatcgaaggtgctagtggtgaatgaaatcctaactagtctctATGCGGAaggcttcagagtgatagcctatgcggacgacgttgatatagcagtttcaggaaagcatctaaacaccctaaaagaactcttacgaaatgccttggacagactaatactttaggctgatcggtgtggactgggtgttaacccacacaaaccCGATTTGGTATTATTTTCGAGGAAatgcaaaattccatttgtcaaccttccctatattaaaggaatcaaattaaaattctcagacgacgCTTAATACCTGTGACTtgtcttatataaaaaactaaattggaaacgcaacgtacaggaaagagtcaaaaaagctactgtagctattggtaataaatcgGGCTTACAACcaagaatcacgcattggctatacatatcggtaatcagaccgattttaatgtacacgCAGTATGGTGGAATGCTTTAgggaaaggtataaacagggataagctaaataaggtccaacgttcagcttgcctatgtattagcggatcgcttcgcactggacaccttactctacctaacacctcttgacatatttagcaaacaaatagcagcaagctctgctattcgcctcaaagcttcgtcgcagtggacttacaACAATATTGGCCACTCTGTAaatcttaggtatttagaatcaatttcaaGCACAGACACTACTCcatccccaactgcaattcgacagaaatttccagatttctatacctcaatcaatccatttctatacagatgggtcaaaaacaaaataaggggttggtggaggtgtgttttctgaacgactgaaattaagtctcttattccaccttcccaatcattgtaacATGATCCGGGTGGAACTTTTGGcaataaaggaagtcttgtcctggtttAAAGAAATCGTGATATCGACATCTGatatagtcaggccgctatcaaatatctggactctgtctctacaaactctttaacagtccataactctccagtacagcccatcctaccaagTTTGGCAcgtacttgtaaactgttgctaatgcaagacgatGTGAGGAGGTCAGGCACCagttggaacaacatcaccacgtgtcaagtcataaaaaacatctggccaactctggatttaaaacgttcaaggtgcttgctctctctaagcagatcgcgtataagctcgataataggtgccaTAACCGGATACTGtataataggaaagcacgctacgcgactaggcgtattctcaaatgacttttgcagaagctgtatggacgaggaagaagaggaaacagtttttcatcttctctgcacataacctgctcgaaaacgcaagaattacctaggagattcttctttaacgatctaaatgatttaaatcatgtcagcataatcagcctctcacgttttgtaagggactcaaactggttccattgagcttagtaGGAAGCCTCAaggttcatgtggtatcacaatgggccattaaactggcctaggtgtgtccgtttccatcttggacagccacttcaacctaatCTAACCCTTAtggacaaatttaattctcGATACTTAattgttccaatttttaaaactacgtTCTAACTTTGTAGTGATGACTTTTTCTGAAAGAAACATTCCAATTGAATGGAAATTCACACAAGTTATTGGTCGGAAGCATTTAtgaaaagctttcaaaaaaatactttctgcAAAAATGGATACATTTAATATAATGCCCACCAAACTTTTATCCAAATGAACAGACCATTTGGGTGaactcaaaagaaaaaaggCCAAAAATATGCACTTATTGTGGTCAAGTACATCAGCTAAGTTCATCCCTTAACTAAGTTCAACCCTTTATCAAAAGTGAGGTTGTAACGAAcaagtattaaaaaattatactgATTTAgtcttattacttattacttcaaagtatttatataataaataaatataattatctgtttaacaaaaatttaaatttgttacttttttatttttaggaagtGAAAGTCTTAAAAGCATTAGTTTTAGGAGAAGAAGAACGTGGTCAAAGCCAGTACCAAGTCATGTGTTTTGTGACGAAATTTATCAAAGGCGACTTTATTTCGGCAGATGCCATGGCAAAATTGCGTCAAAAGAATCCAAGCACTGTCCGAATACCAGAAGAAGATAAAGGAAAAGAAATTCTAACAATGACATCATGGATACATCTGAATAAATCCACGCCAATTACAAGGCATTTATCTGGATTGTGTTCCGAGGCAGCTGATGCAACTTATGTCCGGGATATTGATGTAAAAGCATGGGCAGAGCTTCCAGGTAAATATAAACTTACTAAACCATTGCAGAAAAATATCGTACGAAAATATATTATTGGGTTATCTTTTGATCAAATAGGATCATCAATATCCAGCTTAGAAGCTGCCACGCAATTGTTTCCCGACAGTTTATTATCGCACTGTAGTGAAGTAACGAGTTTTTGGGCACCCTGCCTATGTTCATTGGAAATGTGTATAGGTTGGTATCCATGTGGGCTTAAATATTGCAAAGGGAAACCGGATCAATCAAATGGCAACAGTCAAAACTTGGCAAATTATCGCTGTGGCATTAAAACATGTCGAAAATGTACCCAATATATTTACTATGTACGGCAAAAACAACAGTGTCTTTGGGATGAATGACGAGTGCTGAATTTGTTGCTCGATAATTCTTCATCCCTATGTACTGTTGTTGTTGCCAATCGACTTGCAGCGACACTAGCAAAAGCCCAAAGAAGGAATATCGTTCGACAATTAAGCCTTAACTATTGGGATGATTATCTTATTAAACATTACCATTATCCCTATCGTCACCATCAACATTATCGATATCAACAATTTCTAAAACTGTTTCTCACTCGATCGCTGCCACCCTTGATAATAATATTAAGCATATTTTGTATACCAAAAAAACTTGcattaacaaaatgttaaaaagtaaatttttacgttttgtttttgtaaatagtGTTTATGTATAAAtagttatttataatatattgatATTGTTTTCAGTTGGTAATTATTAAGACTTCAAAACTCGTCCTTAAGCTTTTAAGTTGTTGTTCAGAATTTACAACTACAGTTATTCGTCTAGAATAAAAATGGGTCCAATTATTGAGATGGTAAGGATTGAAACAATTGCTTTGTACCTTTATGCTTGCatacatttaatttactttgATTGGTTTTTGGAAGAGTTCACATCTATTGAGCACTCATGAGTAATGACTTATGAAATTATGACTAATGTATAATTTCTGtcctaaaagttaaaaattaaattgaatgttcACAATGGCAGATAATTAAATGTATGATTTTTACTTCACAACTTCGgtgtttgaattatttttacttatagaCTTCGttcaatttaaaagcaaattatattctatttattttctatattatGACGAAGCTTTTATTTCCTtacacgtttaaaaaaaatataatccttACGAAGACTCAATTGCCCAAATAATTACTTATTGTTTAAAGTCTGTGTATTTGATCGGAGAGTTCTTTTGAATTACcaatagaaaacattttatcaatattaaaaataagattgcACAAAAATATTAGTAGATATATAGCATTAACTATATATACAGTGTATCATTTTCATATTTGTACCCCTTCTATTAAAACTTTGAATGTTCTAAGTTAAGTGCATGTTAAGTGTGTATTCATGGTTgatatattttatcaattttaatgaaatgataAGCACTACTGCAAAACTAGATCACTTTCGTATTCGTACGCCTAGTTATAAGTTGCCAAGCCACTTTAATTTCAATTGCATTTTCTATCAATTTAAAGTATTCTGAAGTcatttagaattttcaaaaggttttaaacaatttgtctCAGAGTGTAACAACAATGGGAAAAAAGCTAGTGAAACCTATAAAGAACTACGAGAACTCATCGTAAAATACCACCAAGAAAGTAAATGGTATAAACAGATTTCATCTTTAGTTAATCGAGTTAAATCAGCGGTTTAAAGTATTGTCAACCTCAAGGAAAAAAGGATTGAAAACTTGCCTCGCAATACGACAAGAAGTATTTGCAACACCCAGGACCAGAGGATAATTGTGCGTGAgataaatacaaatctaaagaAAAGTGCACCAAAATTGGCACAGAACCTTTGCCAATCCctggaaaaacaattttgcacTGAAATGTTGCGGAGTTGGATACGGGAACATGGTTTTAACGCAAGAGTATCGCgcaaaaaaccatttatttgtCATGTCAACAGACTTAAACGACTTGTATTCGCCAAAGAATAACAAGCAAAACACATTGACTTCTGGAAAACGGTTACTTTCACAGATGAGTCAAAGTTTAGTATTAATGGCTCGGATGGCAGACAAATGGTTTGGCGTAAGCCGAATACTGAATACCTTCCGCAAAACATGGTGGTGGGCCGGTAATGGTGTGGGGTTGTTTTTCAGTAGCTGGAGTTGTGAAACTGCACATAATTAAAGGAATTATAGATCGCAAGATTTACATAGATGTCCTGAAGACGAATTGAAAAGATAGTGGTGCACAAATGGGTCTAGAAAACAACTTTACTTTTTGCCAggataaaatatatgtacagctgtcaacaaaataatagcagcgctacttttttctaatttctttttattatattttctttgttattgcttttttctCTCTAACTTAAGCTTTTTCTTAATACTCATATTCTAAGCTTTCGTTATCACCATCAATCATATCAATATgcattatatcaataaaataacggcactttgtttaaaaaaatgcaaattttggacacacaaaataatagcagcagttttataaatattcaaaaaattaatattttttcaataatttaatcaaattttataattaatataatgtatttaacacattaatattttatacagTAACCCTTCACTTTCATAACATCACCACATCTTCTCGGCATTGAATCCACCAGTTTATTGCACCGCTCTATGGGTATTCCCCTCCAGCCGTGGTATAGCCGTCCACAATTCTGCCTGATTTTTCTGATTGTGCTTGCCAACGCCACGtttaacatccccccacaaatgCTCAATGGGATTCAGGTCTGCAGATTGCGCTGGCCAATCTAAGAGCTGTGTATCCTTACGCGAGAACCACTCTTTCGCACTACGGCTTGTGTGCTTtgggtcattgtcttgctggaagaCCCATCTGAGAGGCAAGTCTTCTTTAGCGTAAGGCAGCATCACTTCCACCAAAATTTGGACACACGCATGTTGATCCATAAtaccaccaattttttttatgggCCCAACACCATTGTATGAAAAACAGCTCCAAACCATTTTTTTGCGGCCTCCATGTTTAACTGTTTTCATGGTGTTTTTTGGCTGGAACTCTGTGTTCGGTGGATACCAAACAAAATGAACCCAGTGCCACCAAAAAGAACGATTTTGCTTTGTCTGAAAACAAGACGTTCCGCCACTTCTCTACCAATACTTtactttttttgcaaaagcaaGGCGTTGAACCAGATGATGTTTGGAGAAGAGCGGTTTTCTTCTTGGGTGGCATGCCTTCAAATTAGCTTTGCGAAGAGTGCGACGCACTGTCTCATCGCTCACATTGAGCTAGAGCTCTTTGTTTATCTCCACAGCTGATTTAAAGGGGtctttctttaacattttgacTATTTGCCTATGGTCCCCGTCCTCCAATTTGCGTATTCGAATTCTggtttccactttttccacaaAATTGATGTCATTATGGATTAGCTTTGCAGAAACgttcaaatttgtttggatTTGCCTTTACGATTGGCCGGCGTTCCTCATTTGGCGTATGACTTGGCGTAGCACTTGGCTGCAATGTTTTCCTCGTCCTactgtttaataaatttaacaagaaaacatgcaaaataccaaaaaatgatatttgcaGAAAATACTCAATGTTTGTTGGCTATTTAAGTTgaattatactttattttattgattttaactattttttccattaccgctgctattattttgtgtgtccaaaatttgcaattttttaaacaaagtgccattattttattgatataataCATATTGATATGATTGATGGTGATAACGGAAGCTTAGaataagagttttaaaaaaaagtttaagttagagagaaaaaagcaataacaaaGAAGATATAGtaaaaagaaattagaaaaaagtagcgctgctattattttgttgacagctgtataaacatacacaaatctgctttGTCCGGAttgtatccccgctattgttctgaagaggtgttcttcatcgctggcaaaactactgcgtaa
This window of the Eupeodes corollae chromosome 3, idEupCoro1.1, whole genome shotgun sequence genome carries:
- the LOC129951874 gene encoding out at first protein, translated to MNNLNNDKNKYLVLGVIILFIVLSNVQSQLLINIQNQGGEVIQETITSNVSDDLVTLEFQRTDGTLISQLIDFRNEVKVLKALVLGEEERGQSQYQVMCFVTKFIKGDFISADAMAKLRQKNPSTVRIPEEDKGKEILTMTSWIHLNKSTPITRHLSGLCSEAADATYVRDIDVKAWAELPGSSISSLEAATQLFPDSLLSHCSEVTSFWAPCLCSLEMCIGWYPCGLKYCKGKPDQSNGNSQNLANYRCGIKTCRKCTQYIYYVRQKQQCLWDE